ccagcAGCATAAAGTCCCTACAGGTCCAGAGACCCAGAATCTCAGGAGCTACAAAGCCTTAGAGAACCAAATCCTCAGGTGCCCTGGAGACAAAAAACACCCAGcatagggagcgggggaaggcgctgagacaggcagtatgtgcgcacaaaccgtacccaacggctcaaggccaaacagactcaacaacagcagataaagagaccaggacaAGGAAaccaagcttgcacctgcaaggctcggaggcaacctcaaggccacatccgcagccagcgatggttggcaacgggtgactgggggcgagccagagcaaacgcttcgtgactggacagagctgttgctaggttagtggctggagggcggcgtgtgctacatggcaaagcctcgatacgccattccccgagaaaaccctgcccccgggcaacggaggctataagagacgaacaagacaagggaggGGGGGCGCTCgctcgctccctctctctctctctctctcgctctctctctcttttaaccaTGTAACCgttgatagcaaataaacggcaaccaagctttgaacctctggctgactcttcctggtatgaacgcgcgggccgcgtccggagacgtccgaagacccggagagggtaagaacccgagagttgcccccgaaaccacggggagcaacgaccCAGGACCAGAAGAACTCCAGAGATCCAGAGAACTAGAGCCCCAGgagacccagagccccaggaaacccagagcccagagccccaaAGTCCTAAGAGCTCCTAGGATCAAGAGCCCCAGATCCTCAGAGGCCTAGGAACCTAGGAGTCTCAAGAACCCCCAGGAGCCTCTGAGCCCCGGAGCTCCAGAGCTCAAGGATCTCCAGAGCCCAAAGAGCCCCATGGCTCCAGAGCCAGAGCCGCAGAAGCCATAGAGGCCACAGCCCCAGAGTCCTAGCagccccaaagtcccagagccccTGAGCCCCTGAGACAAAGAAGTCCCAGAGGCCCAAAGTCCAGAAAACCAGAACAACAGGAGGCCCAAAACCCCAAGGTCCTAGCACACCAGTAGTCCCAGAGACTCAAGAGCCACATAGCCCAGAGCGCCATAGACCCAGGAGCATCaaagccccagagctccaggtGATTAGGAGTCCCAGGAAACCCAGGATACCCGGAACCACACAGCCCTAGAACCACAGGAGCGATACCCGGAACCACACAGCCCTAGAACCGCAGGAGCCCTAGAGCCTCAGAAGCCCGAAGTCCCTGGAACCCCaggaaagcccaggctctagagCCCTGGAACCACAGAGTCCCTAGAATCCCAGAAACCCAGGAGCTCCAGACTCCAGAATCCCAGATACCCAGGAGATCATGAGCTCTAAGAGGACAGTGACCAAAGAGCATTAGAACCCCAGGCACTCCAAGGTCCAAGAAGCTACAGAACCCAGAATCCCAGAGTCACAGGAGCCCCATGGCCCCAGAGCCTCAGAGCTCCAGAGGCCTCAAATCTCCAActgtcccagagccccagaagccccagatccccagttgccccagagcccagagccccagagcccagagccccaggagccccaaggtcccagagcaccaAAGACCCAGGAGCCTTCAGGTACCggagccccagaaccccacaCAACAATAGCTCCTTAGCCTTAGAGCCAAAGGAGtcgcagagccccaggagccctggagtcccaaaAGCCTAAAGAGTCCTAGAGCCTCAGATCACTAGAGCCTCAGGAGAACCAGAGTCCCATGTGTCCCAGGGCCCCTGGATCCCCAGAGCCTCAGgaggcccaaggccacagagtccCCAGCAACCCGACAGGCCCAGTGTCCAGAGGCCCAAAGGTCCATGTGTCCCAGTGTTCCAGGGCTAAGGGTCTCTGAATCCCAGAAGCACCTGTGACAGAGCCCCAAAGCTCCAGGAGCCCTGGAGCCCCAGAAACACCAGGAAACATAGAACCGGAGATCATCAAAGTCCCAGAGCAACAGGAGGCCCAACACCCTAGGACCTCATGCACCCCAGGGCCTCAAGAGCCCCAAGGCCCGAGAGCTCCAGAGACaaaggagccccaaagccccagaaaaCCAGAGATCCAGGAGCTCCcaggtcccagagccccagaagcccAGTGGCCCCGGAGCCCCTGAGACCCCGGAGCCCCTGAGACCCCGGAGCCCCAGAAACATTAGAATCCCAGAGTCCAAGAACCCACAGGGTCACAGATTTCCAGAACCCCAGGCGCCCAAGGCTCCAGAGCTCCAGGGCTCCAGGAGCCCAagagctccaggagccccagaacaAGGTCTCCCAGAACCTCAGGAGTCCCAGTGCCCCACGAGCCACATGGCCCCAgaatcccagagccccaggagtcaTAGGAGTCCCAGGAGTCCcaggagtcccaggagccccTTATCCCAGATCCCCGGAGCCCAAAGAGCCCTGATGCACGGTGAACACCAGGAGCCCGAACAACCCGGAGCTCCAGAGCCCCCTGAGCCTCAGGGTCCCAGAACGCTGGCGCCCAGGAGCTTTAGAACCCTCTAGGCTCAGGATGCCCAGAGCCAAGACTCTAGGGCCCAACTACCCAGGAGGCCCAGAGACTCAGGGGCCCCAAGGACCCAGAGCCTTAGAGCCCCACGGGCTCCAAAGCCCCAGTGCCTCGAACTCCAGGAAATCAAGAGCCCAGATCGTCCGGAGCCCAAAGACCCCGGAACCCCAGAGCCCAAGGAGCCAAAAGGCCCCAGAGACTCAGACCCCCAGGACACCAGAGCCTCAGTAGCCCGAGAGTGCAGAGCCCCAGTAGCCCACCAgatcagagccccagagtcccagtagTCCCAAAGACCCAGATCCCCAAATCCCAAGAGCCTCAGGAAACCTGTATTCTCTAAAGTACCAggggccccagagtcccagacaCTCAGAGCCAAGGGAGCTACAATACCCCAGAGCCTCGAAAACCAAGAAGCCCAGAGCCCTAGGAGCCCTACAGCCTGAGGTGCTCCAAAGCCGCAAAGTCCCAGATCCCGAAGAGCTCTATTGTCTCAACGCCTCAGAGCCACAAGAGcccaagaaccccaggagcccAAAGCGATAGAGTGCccggagccccagagtcccacgAGACCCAGAGACGCAGAGCCCAGAGCCTTAGAGCCCCAAATCCAAGGCATCAAAGAGCCACAGAGCTACCGAACCCTAGAGCCCCAGCGCCCCAGTGTCCAGAGTCCAAGAACTCCAGAGCTCCAAGAGCCCCAGGGCCCTGTAGCCCCAGAGTTCAGAGTCTGTAGCTCCAGAGCCCTAAGAGCCCCAAGAATCCCAGAGCCCTGGAGTCCTAGAGTCCAGAGACCTAGGAGTCCCTGAGTCCCAGAAGCCCAAGTTCAGGGCTCCTGAGTCcaaggagccccaaagccccataGAAAGTAGCAGGCACCCTGGAGTCCCAAGACGGGATGGATCcccagaggcccagaggcccaggagCCCAGAGACCCAGGATCATTTAGGCCACAGAGTTCCAGAAACCCAGGTTCCCCAGAGTTAAaggagccccaaggccccagagccgcAGTGCTCCAGAAGCCCCATAGCCCCAGGAACTCCAAGGTCCCAGAGGACCCAGTCCATTGTAGTCCCAAAGCCCTAGAGCCCCGTAGTTCAGGCTCTCAGAGCCCCAGTAGCCCCAAGACCTCAGAGCCCAAGATCCTCAggatactctgagccccaggagccctggacaGCAAAGAACCCCAGGAACTCCAGATCCCCAGACCCCAAGAGCCTCAGAGGCCAAGGAACCTAAAGACATCAGAACCCCAGAGCTCCAGTAGCCCCAGAGGCACAGAAGCCCTAAGGCCATCTAGCCCCCTACACCCAGAGTCCattagccccagagccccagagtccaagGTCCCAGGAGCCCCACAGCAACAGTCACACCAAGAACAAGGAGGCCATGAGACCTCGAGACTCAGAAGCCCTGGAGTTCCAAGAATTCTAGGAAACCCAGTACCTCAGAGACCCAGGGTCTCAGGAGACACAAAGCCTCAGAGACCAGAATCCCCAGAACTCCAGTTTGCCTGAAGTCCCACGCAACCCAGGACCCGAGGAAATCTGGAGATCCAGAGATCTAGGGACCTAGGAGCCCCAGTGCGCCAGGGTTTCCAGAGCCCCAGAGGCCCAGTAGCTCCAGAGGTCAGAACCCGGATTAACAGGATCCCCAAGACCCCAGAGTCCCAGCGCATTAATGTCCCAAGAGCTCCCGGAGACCCCAAATCCGAGAGCCCCAGGAGATTTAGAGTCCCTAAAGCGCTAGGAGCTCCCGAACCACACAAAGCCCCAGAGCCGTGGGAGCCTCAGAACCTCAGCAACCTCGAGTACCCAGTACCCCAGGAAACCTAGAAGTACAAGAGCCTCAGAGTCCAGAGTCCCAGAGACCCAGGACCCCAAGAGCTCCAGAAGCCGCGTGGCCAAAGAGTatcagagccccaggagctccaTAGCCCCAGGGGCTCCAGAACCCAGAACCTTAGAGTCAAATGAGCCCCAGGTCTTAGAGCCCCAGATCCTCAGAGCTATAAGAGACACAGAGCCCTAGGAGCCCCAAGGTCCCAGAACCCCAAATCACCAGGAATCCCAGATACCCAGGTGCCCCGGAGTCCCATCTGCCCTAGAGTCCAGAGTTCCAGAGCCACAGCAgtgccagagccccaggagccccagaaaccAGGGTCCTAGAGTCCCTGGAACACCAAAGCTCCAGAACGCCGGATCCCCAGAACCTCAGGATCCCTGGAGTCACAAGGAAAGCAGGAGTgttagagccccagagccccttaGCCGCAGAACCTCAGGAGCCACAAGGTCCCAGAGTACCAGAGACGCAGCAGGCCCACGGTCCCAGAGTCCCCAGGCTCTCGGAGCCCAAGAGCCCCCCTAGCCCCTAATTACCTCAGCCCTGGATTCCTAGAGCCTCAGgatccctggagtcccaagaatcCCAAAGCCCTATTGCCATATAGCCCCAGAGTCCAGGagccccaaggacacagagccccAGAGCCTGAGGAATCCTTGAGTCCCATGAACACCAGGAGCCCCAGAGAACAGAGCCCCAAAATCTAAGGGGTCCCTTAGAGCTCCAGGATCTCCAAAACACCTGATCCTGAGTAACAGGATTTCGAGACCCCCAGGATCACTAAGACTACAGAGCCTAAGAGCCCCAGATTCCTGAGCCCCAGAACAACAAGAGCtacagagccccaggaaccccaggtTGTCAAAGCCCTAGCGCCCCAGGATGCCCAGAGTCCCAACAGGGTGAAAGTCCCAGAGCCCCTGATCCCTAGAATCCAGCATCCTTGGAGGACAAAGCACCCCAGGAGCCCAAAGAACCCCAGAGTCTCGGTAGCCCAAAGTCCCCAGAGCCTCAGAGCCCAGAAGACCCAGAGAACAAGAGCGTCAGaaggcccagagccccaggaaccccaggaACCCCAAGACCTCAGAGGCCTAGAGCCTCGGGAGTGCCAGAGCCCAGAACACCAGACCCTCAAAGTCCCAGAGATCCAGATCCCCAGAGCTCCAGGAATTCTGGAGTCCCAATAACCCCAAGAACCCATACACCCAGTGtccaagagccccagagcccaaggagACCCAAAGATCCAGGAACCCCAAAGCCCAGAACCCCAGATTCCCAGGAACctcaaagccccagagccccggaTCCCCCAAACCTCGGGAGTCATGGAGTCACAAGAACCCAAGGATCCCCAGAACTCCAGATTCCCAGTAGCCCCAGGATCCCCAGATCCCTGGAGTCCCAAGGACCCCATGAGAACCAGAGACTCCAATCTCCAGGAGACCCAGAGCTCCTGAGTTCAGAGCCCAATAGCCCCAGAAGCATCAAAGCCCAAAGAGCTCCAAGGCCCCCAAGCCCccaagccccaggagccccagagaccCAGCGTCCAGAGACGCAGATCCCAAGAAGTCACAAAGCCACAGAGGCCCCGAACCCCAGGACCccaaagagccccagagtccagagccACAGAGCCCAACGTCCCCGATTCCCAGGGCCGCAAGACCGGGAGTCCAAAGAACCCCAGGAAAaccaaagccccagagccccagatccccagagtcccaggagccctggagtcccaagaatcCAAAGAGTCCCAGAGACTCAGAGCCCCGGAGTTCCTGAGCCATAGAGCCCGGGTGCATCAAAGCATCAGGAGTCCCAGAGCACCAGAATCAAGGGCCCCAGAGCCCAAAgagcttgtgagcccgttgttgggtagggaccgtctctatatgctgccaacgtgtacttcccaagcgcttagtacaatgctgtgaacacagtaagcgctcaataaataccattgattgaatgaattaatgaataaggcCCTAGGGAACCAGGGTCCACAGCCCCAGAGCCTCATGAATCCGACAGCCCCAGGATCCCTaaggccccaaagccccagagtcccaggagccccagagcaccTGAGCCACTGGAACCCCAGGGTTCCAGAAGCCCAAGAGCCTAGAGCTCCAGATTTCCACaaccccaggagccctggagtcccaagaagagcatgagccccagagccccagagtccccgAGCTCTAGCAGTCCCCGAGACACAGAATCCAGAGTCCCAGAGCCAGGAACCCCAGAGTCCCAGgtgccccagggcctagaacccCAGATTCCCAGAGCCCAAGCGTTCAATGCCCCAGAACCACAGAGCACCAGAAGCCCTGAGCCCGAGAGCCTCGGATCATTAGGGCACCTGGAACCCGAGAGTTCTaggagccccagagctccagaagcCTCGAACACAGAGATCTGTATCTCCAGAAGCCCATTAATCCTGAGAACCTcagaagccccagagccccagagccccagaaaccCTGGAGTACCAGAATCTCAGAAAGCCCCAGACTCCAGAGTACCAGGTCCCCAggtccccaaggccccagagccacAGTGCACAGGAAGCCTGAAAAACCTAGGATCAACAGAGCTCCATGAGCCTCGAAATCCAGAGACCCAGATCTCccggagccctggagtcccaagagcAACAGAAACCCAGATCCGCAGAGACCTAGGTGTTCTGGAGTCCCGTAAACCCAAGGACCGCAGAGCTCCAGAGTCACAGTGCCCTAGAGGCTCAAACCCCCAGGAACCACAGAGCCCAAAGAGCCAAAGAGCTCCAAGACCCACAGAGCCCAGATCCCTTAGTGTCCCAGGATTCTCCAAGTCCCTgaaccccagatccccagagcttCAGTAGCCCTGGAGTCACAATAACCCCAGGAATGCTGTTGACACAGAGCTCCATGAGACCCATGGTCCTAGGATTCCTGGACTCCCAGGAACGGCATGAACTCCAGCTACCCAAAGGCCTAGAGCCTCAGAATTcagagtcccagagccccaggatcccCTAGGCGCCATAGccccatacttcattcattcattcaatcgtatttattgagcgcttactgtgtgcagagcactgtactaagcgcttgggaagtccaagttggcaacgtaaagagacggtccctacccaacagcgggctcacagtctagaagggcgagacagacaacaaaataaaacatattaacaagataaaataaattcattcacccCAGAGCAACAGAGTCCCAATAACCCCAAGGTCTAAGAGCCCgagagccccagaaccccaggcaTGTCAGAGCCAAAGATCCCAGAGCTCCAGAGTCCCAGTAGCACCAAAGACCCAGAGCTCAGATCCCCACTTCCCAGATCTCCTCAGGGGCTAGAGGTCTAGGAACAGTCGAatccccagaaccccaggagACCCCAAATCCCAGCGCCTTAGAACACAGGAGTCCTATGAGCCCCAGAGCCACAGTGCCTCAGAGTTCCAGAGCCCCAGGATACCGAAGGTCCTAGAACCAAAAAGTTCCAGAATCCCTAGAACCCCAGGAGTCACAAGGCCCCAGAGCCCAAGATCTCCAGGAGCCCCGGAACTCAAATCCCAGAGACCCGAGAGCAGCAAATCACCAGATCCCCAGATCCACTGTGCACCTGGAGTGCCAGAGGCCAAGAGTCTAGAGCTCTAGGCACctgagagccccagagcccctgaaATCTAGGAGCCCTGAGTCCCAGGAGCGGTGCCATGCCAAAAACCCTGTCTCAAAGACCCAGAGTCCtagaagaccaggagccccatagtTAGACCCCAGAGTTCCAGAACCCCAGGTGGACCAGAATCACAGGTTCCCCAAAGCTTCCGAGTCTCAAAAGCCCCAGAGTCCAGGAGTCCAGGGCTCAAGACCCAGGAGTCCCAAGGCCTATGTGCCACAGAGTACTGAGAGTTCAAGAGCACCAGCAGCCCCAGAGCTCTAGCAGCATTGGAGCCCAGAGACCCAGGTCCctaggagccctggagtcccaagagcACCAGGACCTTCAGAGAACCAGGGCCTCATGGCCTcacagccccagagccccaggagccccaggttcctcctccacctgttcatGGCCGTCCTgctctacctggtcctggtcctctccTCAGCCTTGTCGTAGCCCGCGTCCTccgcctgatcctggcccacctccgAAACCTAGTCAtggctctcctcttccacctttttctggccctcctccctcaCGTGCTActggctttcctcctccacctggtcctggcccttcttctccttcttttcctggcccacTTCTATGGCCTGGTTCTGTCCCTTCTCGATcacctggtcctagccctcctccttcacctggtgcTGACCCACCTCCtaagccttgtcctggcccttcttgcccgcctagtcctggcccttctcctccacctggtcctggacgTCCTACACAGCTTGGTCATGACAGGCGTTCTGCACTGTTCCtgaccctccctctccacctggtTCCGGCCCTCTCCTTCAccttgtcctggtccacctcgACCTGGTCTTGGCCCTTCTCATatacctggtcaatcaatcaatcaatacgattgattgattgattgattggtcctgttccttctcctccacctggtccttgccctcctccttcacatggtACTGGCTCTCCTTTTCTGCTTGATCCTGACCCTCCTATTTTGTTTCAACTTGGCCTCACTCCACcggccggtcctggccctcctccatcaCCTGATACAGCCCCTCCTTTAtcatctggtcctggccctcctactgtgCCGGGTCCTGACCCACCTACCCCACCTGTTACTGACAGTCCAGCCacgctgttcctggccctcctactgtgcctggtcctgatcctcctaccccacctggtACTGACAGTCCTACTACACTGTTCCTGGCCGTCCTCCTCCCCTTGGTCCTGACTCACCTCctactcctggtcctggccctcctcctctgccttatcctggcccacttcctcagcctggtcctggctcttctcctccacctggtcctggacctcctagcCCGCTTGGTCATGACAGTCCTTCAATGTTGttcccatcctttcttctccacctggtcctgttCCTCTCCTCTGACTTGTCGTGGCCCACAtcaacctggtcctggcccttctcatctACTTGGTCATGGCCCTCCTTCTTCACCGGTTACTTGCTCTCCTTTTCTGTCTGgtcttgaccctcctcctccctgtgatcctgactctcctcctaggcctggtcctggccctccacctctgccttgTCCTAGTCCACCTCCTCGGCCTGTCCTGGACTTTCTCGTCCATctagtcctggccttcctcctccacctagtcgtggcccttctcttccatctggtcctggtcctcctcctccacctgttccttcccctcctacatTTCGTGGTCATGACAATCCTTCTATACTGTTCCTGGCCCTTCTCTTCCACTTCGTCCTGCCCATCTCCTTTGctttgtcctggcccacctcctcgacctggttctggcccttctcatctacctagtcttggccctccaccTTCACCTGGTCCTTGCCCACCTTTTCCgcttggccctggccctcctgctttgcctggtcctgatcctcctactctgcctggtcttggtcctcttccttcactcttcctccttcacttggtcctggttctccttttcctcttggtcctgtgcctccatctccacctgatcctggcccacctccttcacCTGGAACTGGCTGTCCTTTTCCGCGTGGTACTGGCCCACCTCCTCATCCTCGTCCTGGCCCTACACCTCCTGGTTCTGACTGTCCTACTATTCTGTTTCTGGCCCTCCTCATTCACCAGGCACTGGCTTTCCTCCTCTTGGTCCTGGATCATATTTTCTGCCTGGTCACGGCCCTCCTACTGTGCCTGGTcctgatcttcctcctccccctggccttgcCCACCTCTCTGCCTGGAACTGGcctgcctcctccacctggttctggccttcgtcctctgcctggtcctgatcctcttcctccccctggtccttgcccacctcttctgcctggaactggccttcctcctccacctgatcctggtcctcctacaCCACTTGGTCAGGACAGTACCTCTATGCTGTTACTGGCCCTCTCTTCCACTttatcctggcccacctcctcgacCTGGTAGTGGCCCTTCTCATCTACCTAGACGCGGTCTTTCTCCTTCACGTGATACTGGCTctacttttcctcctgctcctggccctcctgctctgcctggtcctgatcctcgtACTATGcttggtcctggtcctcttccttaACCTGGTCCTGGCTCACCTCTTccgcatggtcctgaccctcctacccAATCTATTCGTGACCATCCTTGTACTCTGGttctagccctcctcctctgcctttttcTGGCACACACCATTGTctgggtcctggcccttctcatccacctagtcctggccctcctccttcacctggtactGGATCTCTTCCTCCACTTGGTCTTGTTCCCGGACCACTTTTTCTGCCAGGTTGTGGTCCTGCTActgtgcctggtcctgaccctcgtactccacctggtcctgatcctcctcctccacctggtcctggcccagacCTTCTGCCTGGACCTGGACTGTCTCTTCAAACTGGCCCatattctcctcctccaccttctactGGTCCATCCCTTCGGCCTGGGCCTGGCCTTTCTCCTGTGCTTTGTCCTGACCCATTACCTTGACCTGGtccaggcccttctcctccacctagtcctggtcctcctcctccacctggtcctgtcccacctcctcaacctagtcctggccctcctatcccatctggtaCTGAAAGTCCTaggccaggtcctggccctcctctagccttgtcctggcccactccTTCGGCCTGGCCTGGCCTTTCCCATCtgtctgatcctggccctcctcctccaccttgtcctggccctcctatgtCACCTGGTCGTGACCATCCTTGTACTctgttcctgtccctcctcctcctttttttcctggCGCACACCCTAGGCCCTGTCCAGGCCCTTCTCATCCAcctagtcctgaccctcctcctccaccggctgGTCCTGGCCTTCTTCCTCACCTGGTAGTGGCTCTCCTTTTCCATcaggtcttggccctcctactctgcctggtcctgaccctcatactccacctggtcctgatcctcctcctctgtctggtcctggcccacctactCAACctgatcttggccctcctcctctgccttgtcctggcccatctCCTAGGcctagtcctggacctcctcctctgccctgtcctggcccacctcctctgcctgccctggcctTTCATGTCTgcctgatcctggtcctccttGCCTATGTGgtcttggtcctggtcctcttccactgcctgctcttggctctcctcctctgcctgatacTTGTGCTCCTCCTCCAactagtcctggtcctcctccttctctagttcctagtcctcttcctctgcctggtccttgccctcctcctctgccttgggCTGGCCCTCATCCTTGGCCTGGTCccagccctccttctc
The DNA window shown above is from Tachyglossus aculeatus isolate mTacAcu1 unplaced genomic scaffold, mTacAcu1.pri scaffold_92_arrow_ctg1, whole genome shotgun sequence and carries:
- the LOC119924297 gene encoding protein PELPK1-like — protein: MSQEARNHIVREIQETQRLRIQSPRPPGDPEAQEPLSSSIPKHRSPRAPEYRAPEPQETNIPGSPKAPKPRSRRNPLAPELQELQRPRIPQAPESLNPWTRGNLEIQRSRDLGAPVRQGFQSPRGPVAPEVRTRINRIPKTPESQRINVPRAPGDPKSESPRRFRVPKALGAPEPHKAPEPWEPQNLSNLEYPSPEFQSHSSARAPGAPETRVLESLEHQSSRTPDPQNLRIPGVTRKAGVLEPQSPLAAEPQEPQGPRDFETPRITKTTEPKSPRFLSPRTTRATEPQEPQVVKALAPQDAQSPNRVKVPEPLIPRIQHPWRTKHPRSPKNPRVSVAQSPQSLRAQKTQRTRASEGPEPQEPQEPQDLRGLEPRECQSPEHQTLKVPEIQIPRAPGILESQ